From the genome of Malus sylvestris chromosome 6, drMalSylv7.2, whole genome shotgun sequence, one region includes:
- the LOC126625030 gene encoding elicitor-responsive protein 3-like codes for MAPRGTLEVQLVGAKDLKNMDVGMMDPYCVITYKDQQKKSGVARGQGSMPDWNETLLFTIAGGEDDLRIKIYDQDSGSLDDYVGELKIPLDAIVTDTGCEGRMPPTPYEVMRHDEVKGEITIGLFFNPEPGHESRGDCCDGEEEEED; via the exons ATGGCGCCTCGAGGAACCCTAGAAGTTCAACTTGTTGGTGCTAAGGATCTGAAAAATATGGACGTCG GGATGATGGATCCTTATTGCGTAATCACCTACAAAGATCAGCAGAAGAAGAGCGGCGTGGCACGCG GTCAGGGGTCTATGCCGGACTGGAACGAAACTCTGCTATTCACCATTGCTGGTGGTGAAGATGATCTCAGGATAAAAATATATGACCAGGACAGTGGTTCCCTTGATGATTACGTAGGAGAATTAAA AATTCCGCTAGATGCAATAGTAACCGACACTGGGTGCGAGGGGAGAATGCCACCAACGCCATACGAGGTAATGAGGCATGACGAAGTCAAAGGAGAGATTACCATTGGCCTCTTTTTCAATCCTGAG CCTGGCCATGAAAGCCGTGGTGATTGCTGTGAtggcgaggaagaagaagaagattga